A region of the Muricauda sp. MAR_2010_75 genome:
CTTTTTAGCGTCTTCAGCATAAGGAACCAGTTTGCGGATGGGAGAAGCAGGCATTTGCCTCCCCTTGTTGGAAATACGTGGCATGTACAAATTTTAGGCAAAAATGGGAAAACCAACAGTTGAAAACAACACATTGCACTATTATTTATATCCTTTTAGGAATGTTAAATTAAGAACAGGGTCTTTGTTTATTTTGTACATTTAGTAGACATAACCACTTAGAAGCAAGTAAATTGAAAAAAAATTGGCCTTTTTTTGTGCTTCTTTTAATGTTGGCGCCCCTAATGGCTTCGGCGCAAGGATTCAAATTGCCCGAAGGCCAGAAATTCCAAAAAATAAAATTTGAGCTGATCAACAACATTATCATTATCCCGATCAATATCAACGGTACGGAGCTTAAGTTTGTGTTGGATTCCGGGGTGAGCAAGCCTATTCTTTTCAATCTTTCCGATCAAGATTCAATTCCGATCAACAATGTTTCTGAAGTTACCGTTAGGGGGCTGGGTGGCGGTGAGCCCATGAAGGCTTTGAGTTCATCTGGAAATGCATTCAAGTTGGGAAAAGCCAAAAACTATTCACAGGATTTGTATGTGGTTTTGGACAAAGGCATCAACTTTTCCACTTCCCTCGGCGTACCGGTACATGGTATTTTGGGCTATGAAATTTTTAGGGATTTTGTGGTAGAGATCAACTATAATTCCCAAAACATTAAACTTCACAACCCACGACTTTATGAACATAAACGGCACAGAAAATCACAAACATTGCCTTTGTCAGTGGAAAAGAGAAAGGCCTATGTGGAGGGAACGGTGCTGATGAAGGATTCCGAAAATATACCTGTCAAATTGTTGGTTGATACCGGCAGTAGCGATGCACTTTGGCTTTTCCATCAACCTGAAAAAGGGTTGGAAATCCCTGAAAAGAACTATGAGGACTATTTGGGGCGAGGTCTCAGTGGGGATATTTTTGGGAAGCGCACCAAAGTAAACGGTGTTAAAATTGGGGATTTTGAGCTCAAAGACGCCAAAGCTGCTTTTCCATATCGTGAATCTTTCGGATTTATAGAAAATTTGGGTGACCGAAACGGAAGTGTTGGTGGTGAGATTTTGAAACGGTTCAATATTACCTTCGATTACAGGGGAGGTCTGGTCACCCTAAAAAAGAATGGCAATTTTAGGACTCCTTTTCAATATAATTTAGCAGGAATAGACCTTCAGCACAATGGATTACGGTACATTGCCGAAAGTATTGCAGGTTTAGATGGGGTAGTACGGGAAGATAATAACTCCTCCTTTGGTAATGTGCAGATTCTCTTGGAAAACAAAACCCGTTTGAGTCTGGTTCCAGAGATTGTTGTTTCAGGTATCAGGGCAGGAAGTCCAGCCGCTGAGGCGGGATTGCGGGAAGGTGATGTAATATTGGCTGTGAACGGTAGAAGCATTCACCGCTATAAACTTCAGGAAGTCCTTAAAATGTTGAATGAAAAAGAAGGAAAGCGCATCAAAGTGCTCATAGAGCGCTATAACAAGGACCTATTGTTCACCTTTGTACTGAAAAAGGTCTTCGACGATGATTAAAAAGAAAAAGCCCTGAAATTTTCAGGGCTTCTTTATTCAAAATAATTTTCTTTCCACTTATTTGGCTCCTTCCGCCTTGACCGTTCCTTTTATCTTAAGAACCTTGGTAGGTGTATCGGCATTGGAAGTTACAGTGATGGCTTTTCTGATAGGGCCAACTCTGTTGGTGTCATATTTTACCTCAATCTGACCTGTTTTGCCTGGTAAAATAGGCTCTTCAGGTTTTTTGGGAATGGTGCATCCACAGCTAGATTTAACATTGCTGATGACCAAAGGGGCTGTTCCGGTATTGGTGAATTCAAATACCCGAACTCCATCACTGCCTTTGGCTATTTCACCATAGTCAATGGTTTCACTCTTAAACTCAATTTTAGCAGTCGTGTCTTGGGCGTAGATTCCTAGGGAAAGCAACCCAACAAACAACATAAGTACAGTTTTTTTCATTTTTTTGGTTTTTGGGTGAACTTCAAATGTAGATGTTTTATCACCTGCATCCAAAATTCTTTTGTTATGTAATAACGTTACTTATTTTTGTTTCGTATTTCTGGATTGGCCTATAGCCGAAGAATAGCATTAATTTAACATTACGCTTTCCTTTCAATAAACCAATCCGTATCCTTTAAACAAAAACTATACCGAAATAATGGAAATTCCATCAAAATATGAGCCCAATAGGGTGGAGGGGCAGTGGTATGCCTATTGGATGAAGCACAATTTTTTTAGCTCCAAACCCGATGACAGGGAACCCTACACCATAGTAATTCCCCCACCAAACGTAACCGGAGTGCTCCATATGGGGCACATGCTCAACAATACCATTCAAGATGTCCTTATCCGTAGGGCACGACTCTTGGGAAAGAATGCGTGTTGGGTACCTGGTATGGACCATGCTTCCATTGCCACGGAGGCCAAAGTGGTGGCCAAACTAAAGGAAGAGGGCATCAACAAGGCCAATCTTTCCCGTGAAGACTTTTTAAAACACGCTTGGGACTGGACCAATGAATATGGAGGCGTTATCCTTCAGCAATTGAAAAAGTTGGGCTGCTCTTGTGATTGGGACCGCACAAAATTTACCATGGATGACGATATGTCAGCCTCCGTGATCAAAGTTTTTGTGGATTTGTACAATAAAGGACTGATTTACAGGGGGTACAGAATGGTGAATTGGGACCCTGAGGCCAAAACCACCCTATCCGATGAGGAAGTAATTTATGAGGAACGGCAGGGAAACCTGTACTATTTATCCTATGCCATAGAAGGTTTGGATGAAAAAGTGATCATAGCTACCACCCGACCAGAGACCATTTTAGGAGATACTGCCATCTGCATTAATCCCAATGACGAACGTTACCGTCATTTGAAGGGAAAAAAGGCCATTGTTCCCATTTGTAACAGGGTAATTCCTATCATTGAGGATGAATATGTGGATATTGAGTTTGGTACGGGCTGCTTAAAAGTGACTCCTGCCCATGATGAAAATGATAAAAACCTTGGGGATAAACACCATTTGGATGTTGTTGACATCTTCAATGAGGATGCAACGCTAAATTCCTTTGGGCTACATTATGAGGGGAAGGACCGCTTTGTGGTGCGGAAAGAGATCTCAAAAGAATTGGAGGAAAAGGGCTTTTTGGTGAAAACGGAACAGCATTTGAACAAAGTAGGTACTTCGGAACGCACGAAAGCCGTGATAGAACCCAGATTGTCTGACCAGTGGTTCTTAAAAATGGAAGAAATGGCCAAGCCGGCCCTTGAAGGCGTTCTTAAAACTGGGGATATTAAATTATACCCTTCAAAATTCGATAATACCTACCGTCATTGGATGGAAAATATCCGGGATTGGAACATTTCCCGGCAATTATGGTGGGGACAGCAGATTCCTGCCTATTATTATGGAGATGGCGAGGATGATTTTGTAGTGGCTGAAACTCTGGAAGAGGCCTTAAAATTGGCACAATCCAGGAATCCCAATATCCAAGCCTCCGACCTGCGCCAAGACCCTGATGTGCTGGATACTTGGTTCTCTTCTTGGTTATGGCCAATCAGTGTTTTTGGGGGAATTTTAGAACCTGACAATGAGGAGGTAAGCTACTATTACCCAACGAATGATTTGGTTACGGGACCTGACATCCTGTTCTTTTGGGTAGCTCGAATGATTATGGCCGGATATGAATACCGCGATGAAAAACCATTTCATAATGTGTATTTAACGGGTTTGGTTAGGGACAAGCAACGCCGAAAAATGTCCAAATCGTTGGGGAATTCTCCGGATGCCCTAAAATTGATAGAGGATTTTGGTGCAGATGGTGTTCGTGTGGGACTTTTGTTGAGTTCGGCAGCAGGCAACGACCTTTTGTTCGATGAAGCACTCTGTCAGCAAGGGGCCAACTTTGCCAATAAGATTTGGAATGCTTTCCGTTTGATTAAAGGGTGGGAGGTTGCAGCTATTCCACAACCCAAAGCAGCAAAAAAGGGAATTGAATGGTATACCTCCAAATTGAATCAGACTTTGGCTGAGATTGATGACCACTTTTCAAAATATCGAATTTCCGATGCCTTGATGTCCATTTACAAGTTGGTATGGGACGATTTCTGTTCGTGGTTGTTGGAAATTGTTAAGCCGGCCTATCAGCAGCCCATTGACCAAACCACCTTTGATGCGGTTATCCAGCTGTTTGAGGAAAACCTGAAACTGTTGCACCCTTTTATGCCCTTCTTAACCGAAGAGGTTTGGCAGCACATAACGGAGCGAACCCCAGAAAATGCGTTGATTGTTTCCAATTGGCCCAAAGCGGGACAGGCTAACAAATCACTGATTTCCGATTTTGATTTTGCTGCTGAGGTGATTTCAGGAGTGCGAACCATCCGAAAAGAAAAGAACATTCCACAGAAAGAAACCTTGAAACTTTTTATGCTGAATGCTGAAAAAGTAGGTAGTCAAATGGATGCCATCATTACGAAGTTGGCCAATCTATCCAAATTGGAAACAGTGGATTCCAGCTTGGATGGGGCATTGAGTTTTAGGGTAAAGAGCAACGAATACTTTATTCCCATAAGCGGGGCCATCGATGTGGAGGAGGAAATCCAAAAAATTACGGAAGAGCTCAAGTACACCAAAGGCTTTTTAAAATCGGTGCAGAAAAAATTGAGCAACGAGCGTTTTGTGAACAACGCCCCAGAGCAAGTAGTGAAGATGGAACGAAAGAAAGCCGCCGATGCCGTGGCCAAGATAGAGACCTTGGAGAAAAGCTTGGCAAGTTTGCAATAGATTTCCTTGGTCTTTTTGTTGATTGACCCTTGGGTTTTGTCAATTGGAGTTGTTTGTATATTCTTCTTTTTTATATATTTAAGAATATGGAAACCTACGCCACGGCTTTGTTGTATGCTACCCCTTTTTTTCTGGGGTTGGTTCTTTTTGAAATAGCGTATGGCCATTTTGTCAAGAACCAGAAACACAACATTATGGATACGGTGAGCAGCCTTAGCTCCGGGCTCACCAATGTGGTAAAAGATTCATTGGGGCTTGTGGTCATTTTGGTATCCTACCCCTTTTTGTTGGAGCATTTGGCCCTTACCGAAATCAAGGCCACTTGGTTGGTATGGGTGGTTGCCTTCATTGCATTGGATTTTGCAGGGTATTGGAATCATCGGTTGAGTCACCATGTCAACTTTTTCTGGAACCAACACGTAATCCACCACAGCAGTGAGGAATTTAATTTGGCTTGTGCCTTACGGCAACCCATTTCCAATCTTTTGGGGTATTTTGCGCTTTTGCTCATTCCGGCAGCACTTTTGGGTGTTCCCCACCAAGTCATTGCTGTTTTGGCACCCATCCACTTATTTGCCCAGTTCTGGTACCATACCCAGCATATTGGGAAGATGGGTTGGTTGGAATATGTTATTGTGACGCCCTCACAGCATCGCGTTCATCATGCCATCAATGCGGAATATATTGATAAGAATTTAGGGCAGATTTTTTGTGTTTGGGACCGAATGTTCGGTACGTTCCAAGAAGAATTGGATGAAGTACCGCCTCAATACGGTGTATTGAAACCGGCACAAACCTGGAATCCCATCGTTATCAATTTTCAGCATATATGGCGATTGATAAAAGATGCCTGGCGAACAAATAGTTATTGGGACAAACTCAGAATTTGGTTTATGCCCACAGGTTGGCGCCCAGCCGATGTGAAGGAAAAATATCCTGTGCAGATTATTGAAGATGTCTATAATTTTAAAAAATACATGCCTGAATCTTCTAAAGCATTGAAAGGGTATTCCATTTTTCAATTGGTGGTCACCACAGCCATGATGCTATTTATGTTCTACAGCTATTCAGAAATTGGTGTCAGTGGACTGTTATTGTTTGGCGCCTTTGTCTTTTTGGGTGTGTACGGGTATACCACCTTAATGGATAGAGCCAAATATGCGGCTTGGATTGAAATTTTAAGGGGAATGGCCGGTTTGGTATTGATTTTTATGACAGATGACTGGTTTGGGTTGAATGCCTACTGGTCCATAGGCGTTTATTTTGTGGCACTCTACTTTGTCATCACCATTTTTGGAGGCATCTATTTTACCTATTATGAAAAATCCTTCGCAACGCCCAAATTGGTGTCCTAAAGATTTCTCACCTCAGAATTGACCAAGTCAATATATTTTTTCATAGCCTCCTTAACGCTAATATTCTTTGCTTGGAACAAAGCGTTCGCCTTGAAAGCATTTATAAGTGGAGTTCTGCTCCCAGGATTTTCATAGTTCTTGTTGGCAATCTTAAAGTAGGCGTAGAGTTTCAGTAAAAGATCGGCAGGAAGCGGCTCGGTATACCCATTTACAAAGGCCACCGCATCATTAAACTGCTTATGTAGTTCTTCGTCAATCATCATCATCTTTTCTAAAAGAAGCGATACATGTTTTGGCGCCTGTTACTTTTTGGCCCAATTTAACGGTAATATTACAGTTTAGGGGCAACAATAAATCCACCCGGGACCCAAATTTAATGAACCCTGCATCTTGGCCTTGGGTCACTTGCTCACCCTCTTCGGCATAATTTACAATTCGCCGTGCCATGGCCCCAGCTATTTGCCGATAGCCTATTTCACCAAATTTTGGGGTGTGCAGCACCACTGTGGTTCGTTCATTTTCCGTGCTCGACTTGGGGTGCCAAGCCACTAAATATTTACCGGGATGGTATTGTGAATAGGTTACGGTGCCACTGGCTGGGTAACGGGTAACATGTACATTTACGGGCGACATGAATATGGATACTTGCCGACGCCTGTCCTTAAAATACTCAGGCTCGTCCACTTCTTCAATAACCACCACTTTTCCATCCACAGGAGCCAAAATCTCATCAAAATTTGGGGTAACCAATCTTCTGGGGTTCCTGAAGAACTGTAAAATAGCAATGAGAAGCACAAAAGCGGCAATCTGTACCGCAAACCGAATCCATTCCACCTCAATATAGAACTGTGCAGCAAGAATGGCTGCCACCACAATAAAAAAAGTGAAGATGATTATTTTTTGCCCCTCTTTATGAAACATACGAAAATAGATTAAGTACTAAATAGGCGAATGGTGCAGCAAAAACCAAACTGTCCAATCGGTCCCAGATTCCACCATGTCCCGGTAAAATTGCCCCACTGTCTTTTACACCCGCCATTCGTTTGAATTTGGATTCCAATAAATCCCCCAAACTACCTGCTATCACTATTACAGTGGCCAATATCATCCATTCCGTTAAGGATAATCTGGTTTCATAGCACGACATGATGTATGCGCTCGCCAATGCAAAAATAAGACCTCCCAAAGAACCTTCAATGGTTTTTTTTGGAGAAACTTCAGGATATAATTTTGTTCGGCCCAAAGTTCGGCCCACCAAATAGGCAAAGGTATCGTTGACCCAAATAAGGATAAATATGCCCATGATGAGAAATTGGGCAAAATTATCTTCTTTATAGGGAATCATGGTCAAGAAAATAAATCCACCACCAATATAAAAGACGGCAATCACAAACTTTTGAAAGTCCGTAAACTTTTTGGGCCTTTTGGAAAATAGGAACATGAGCAAAGCCAAATCCACCGTTAGGGTAAGAAGCATTAAAATAGTGACCACCGTGTCTTCCTGCACTAAATAGATGAAAATCCACCAAAGTGTCAAATAGGCGGCAAAAATGTAATATCCCTTTAAGCGGACAATCCGCTTAAACTCGTAAAGGCATGCCAGGCCAAAGGCCATAAACAGAAAATCGAAGGCGTCCGAGCTTAAAAAAACAGACCCCAAAAGAAGCACCACATAGATGACCCCTGTAATGGAGCGCCTAAGAATTTCTTTCATGTAATCAATAATCTTCTAAGAGTAAAAGATATACATTTTTTGAAGCACTTCCGTAGGAAAGGAAATCATCTTTGTTTTCCGGTGTAGGTTGAAAGTGTTTTAGAGTGGTAATATTATTGGGTATATTTTTCTGATAACGTTCCTTTATAATTTTTAAAGCCTCGCTGATTGAATCCACCAATTGGCTTGTTGTGGCAAAGACAATAAGGTTTGAAGGGAGTTCATTCAACTTTTTTTCCTTGATTTGGTTGGAGCATACTAAAATGGAGCCATTATGGGCCACCAAGTGCTCGCAAGTGGTAAAGAAAATATCGCTTTCTTGCCTGTTATGGGTAAACTCTATTTTTTCTGAGGCAAACCGTGTTTCCAACTGCGGGTTCATGGAGTAGAAGAGATGATTTTGCCAATCATTCTCTGAAATAATGTTCTTTAGAGCTTCGGACACTTCAGAGAAGTCCTCACAATAAATAAACTTGCCGCCATTTTTTTTAAAGTAGATGGTAAACTTTTCATCCACGGGAATTTTTAAATCTGGCATGTGCTCTCCACGGGTTTCCAAAGTTTCCTTAGAAACCTTTTTTCCTCCTCCAAAAAGCTTGCTAAAAACTCCCATTTATGGTATCAAGTACTTTTTATCAATGTCAAATTAAAACTCTTTTAATTGAACCTGAATCTTATTTTGCTGTTTCCAATTCTTCTTTCTCGAATGGTCTTCTGCCAAAAATCTTTTCCAAATCGTCCTTAAAGATAACTTCTTTTTCCAAGAGTCTTTCGGCAAGTTCCGTAAGCTTGTCCTTATTGTCGGCCAATAATTTTATGGCACGTTGGTACTGGGCCTCGATCATCTTGGATATTTCCAAGTCTATTTTTTGGGCGGTTTCCTCGCTGTACGGCTTGGTGAAACCGTATTCGTTCTGTCCAGAGGAATCGTAATAGGTAATATTCCCCAGTGTTTCATTAAGACCATAAATGGTGACCATGGCCCTGGCCTGTTTGGTCACTTTTTCCAAGTCGCTCAATGCTCCTGTGGAAATTTTATCGAACATAACCTTTTCAGCAGCCCTTCCTCCCATAGTGGCACACATTTCATCCAACATTTGCTCGGGGCGTACAATCAAACGTTCTTCAGGAAGGTACCATGCAGCTCCCAAGGATTGTCCTCGGGGCACAATGGTCACTTTCACCAAAGGAGCGGCGTGTTCCAACATCCAGCTTACCGTGGCATGGCCCGCCTCATGGTAGGCAATGGTCTTTTTCTCTTCTGGGGTAATAATTTTGTTCTTCTTTTCCAATCCACCCACAATTCGATCCACCGCATCCAAGAAATCTTGCTTGGTAACCGCTTTTTTCTCTTTTCGTGCAGCGATAAGGGCGGCCTCGTTGCAGACATTGGCAATATCAGCCCCAGAGAATCCAGGGGTTTGTTTGGCCAAAAAGTCCAAATCCAAGGTCTCTGCGGTTTTGATGGGCCGCAAGTGCACCTCAAAAATTTCTTTTCTTTCCCTAAGATCGGGAAGGTCTACATAAATCTGACGGTCAAATCGTCCGGCACGCATCAAGGCCTTGTCCAAAACATCGGCTCGGTTGGTGGCTGCCAATACAATTACGTTGGTATTGGTTCCGAAACCGTCCATTTCGGTCAATAATTGGTTCAATGTATTTTCACGTTCGTCATTGGAACCGGTGAAGTTGTTTTTACCCCTGGCCCGACCAATAGCGTCAATCTCATCGATAAAAATAATAGCGGGTGATTTGTCCTTGGCTTGTTTGAAAAGATCTCGAACCCGAGATGCACCTACACCCACAAACATTTCCACAAAGTCAGAACCTGACAGTGAGAAAAAGGGCACTTTGGCTTCTCCTGCCACGGCCTTGGCCAACAGGGTCTTACCTGTTCCTGGAGGGCCTACCAACAAGGCTCCTTTAGGAATTTTACCTCCTAGTGAAGTATACTTGTCAGGATTTTTAAGGAACTCCACAATTTCTTGGACCTCTTCTTTGGCACCTTCCAATCCGGCCACATCTTTAAATGAGGTTCGGGTGTCTGTTTTTTCGTCAAAAAGCTTGGCTTTTGATTTTCCAATATTGAAAATCTGACCACCGGCACCACCACCGGCACCGCCTGACATTCTTCGCATCAGGTAAATCCATATGCCTATGATCAGGGCAAATGGGAGCAGGGAGAGCAATAGTTCACCCAATACATTGGATTCCGTATCAAACTCAATGAT
Encoded here:
- a CDS encoding phosphatidylserine decarboxylase family protein; this encodes MFHKEGQKIIIFTFFIVVAAILAAQFYIEVEWIRFAVQIAAFVLLIAILQFFRNPRRLVTPNFDEILAPVDGKVVVIEEVDEPEYFKDRRRQVSIFMSPVNVHVTRYPASGTVTYSQYHPGKYLVAWHPKSSTENERTTVVLHTPKFGEIGYRQIAGAMARRIVNYAEEGEQVTQGQDAGFIKFGSRVDLLLPLNCNITVKLGQKVTGAKTCIASFRKDDDD
- the ftsH gene encoding ATP-dependent zinc metalloprotease FtsH, with protein sequence MAKENNPNTPPKKPRFSSWWIYGVVIALIIGFQFFGGSTFTNTEKTTTSELQEFLRNGDIDKIIIITNTRQAKVFLTDEALKKDVHKGVAEKPLLPSTSLVPQYVLDYGDLQIFQNEITEIKKENNLDTIIEFDTESNVLGELLLSLLPFALIIGIWIYLMRRMSGGAGGGAGGQIFNIGKSKAKLFDEKTDTRTSFKDVAGLEGAKEEVQEIVEFLKNPDKYTSLGGKIPKGALLVGPPGTGKTLLAKAVAGEAKVPFFSLSGSDFVEMFVGVGASRVRDLFKQAKDKSPAIIFIDEIDAIGRARGKNNFTGSNDERENTLNQLLTEMDGFGTNTNVIVLAATNRADVLDKALMRAGRFDRQIYVDLPDLRERKEIFEVHLRPIKTAETLDLDFLAKQTPGFSGADIANVCNEAALIAARKEKKAVTKQDFLDAVDRIVGGLEKKNKIITPEEKKTIAYHEAGHATVSWMLEHAAPLVKVTIVPRGQSLGAAWYLPEERLIVRPEQMLDEMCATMGGRAAEKVMFDKISTGALSDLEKVTKQARAMVTIYGLNETLGNITYYDSSGQNEYGFTKPYSEETAQKIDLEISKMIEAQYQRAIKLLADNKDKLTELAERLLEKEVIFKDDLEKIFGRRPFEKEELETAK
- a CDS encoding phosphatidate cytidylyltransferase produces the protein MKEILRRSITGVIYVVLLLGSVFLSSDAFDFLFMAFGLACLYEFKRIVRLKGYYIFAAYLTLWWIFIYLVQEDTVVTILMLLTLTVDLALLMFLFSKRPKKFTDFQKFVIAVFYIGGGFIFLTMIPYKEDNFAQFLIMGIFILIWVNDTFAYLVGRTLGRTKLYPEVSPKKTIEGSLGGLIFALASAYIMSCYETRLSLTEWMILATVIVIAGSLGDLLESKFKRMAGVKDSGAILPGHGGIWDRLDSLVFAAPFAYLVLNLFSYVS
- a CDS encoding acyl-CoA-binding protein; amino-acid sequence: MIDEELHKQFNDAVAFVNGYTEPLPADLLLKLYAYFKIANKNYENPGSRTPLINAFKANALFQAKNISVKEAMKKYIDLVNSEVRNL
- a CDS encoding sterol desaturase family protein; translation: METYATALLYATPFFLGLVLFEIAYGHFVKNQKHNIMDTVSSLSSGLTNVVKDSLGLVVILVSYPFLLEHLALTEIKATWLVWVVAFIALDFAGYWNHRLSHHVNFFWNQHVIHHSSEEFNLACALRQPISNLLGYFALLLIPAALLGVPHQVIAVLAPIHLFAQFWYHTQHIGKMGWLEYVIVTPSQHRVHHAINAEYIDKNLGQIFCVWDRMFGTFQEELDEVPPQYGVLKPAQTWNPIVINFQHIWRLIKDAWRTNSYWDKLRIWFMPTGWRPADVKEKYPVQIIEDVYNFKKYMPESSKALKGYSIFQLVVTTAMMLFMFYSYSEIGVSGLLLFGAFVFLGVYGYTTLMDRAKYAAWIEILRGMAGLVLIFMTDDWFGLNAYWSIGVYFVALYFVITIFGGIYFTYYEKSFATPKLVS
- a CDS encoding aspartyl protease family protein, with amino-acid sequence MKKNWPFFVLLLMLAPLMASAQGFKLPEGQKFQKIKFELINNIIIIPININGTELKFVLDSGVSKPILFNLSDQDSIPINNVSEVTVRGLGGGEPMKALSSSGNAFKLGKAKNYSQDLYVVLDKGINFSTSLGVPVHGILGYEIFRDFVVEINYNSQNIKLHNPRLYEHKRHRKSQTLPLSVEKRKAYVEGTVLMKDSENIPVKLLVDTGSSDALWLFHQPEKGLEIPEKNYEDYLGRGLSGDIFGKRTKVNGVKIGDFELKDAKAAFPYRESFGFIENLGDRNGSVGGEILKRFNITFDYRGGLVTLKKNGNFRTPFQYNLAGIDLQHNGLRYIAESIAGLDGVVREDNNSSFGNVQILLENKTRLSLVPEIVVSGIRAGSPAAEAGLREGDVILAVNGRSIHRYKLQEVLKMLNEKEGKRIKVLIERYNKDLLFTFVLKKVFDDD
- a CDS encoding DUF1573 domain-containing protein, giving the protein MKKTVLMLFVGLLSLGIYAQDTTAKIEFKSETIDYGEIAKGSDGVRVFEFTNTGTAPLVISNVKSSCGCTIPKKPEEPILPGKTGQIEVKYDTNRVGPIRKAITVTSNADTPTKVLKIKGTVKAEGAK
- a CDS encoding LUD domain-containing protein; amino-acid sequence: MGVFSKLFGGGKKVSKETLETRGEHMPDLKIPVDEKFTIYFKKNGGKFIYCEDFSEVSEALKNIISENDWQNHLFYSMNPQLETRFASEKIEFTHNRQESDIFFTTCEHLVAHNGSILVCSNQIKEKKLNELPSNLIVFATTSQLVDSISEALKIIKERYQKNIPNNITTLKHFQPTPENKDDFLSYGSASKNVYLLLLEDY
- a CDS encoding valine--tRNA ligase, with protein sequence MEIPSKYEPNRVEGQWYAYWMKHNFFSSKPDDREPYTIVIPPPNVTGVLHMGHMLNNTIQDVLIRRARLLGKNACWVPGMDHASIATEAKVVAKLKEEGINKANLSREDFLKHAWDWTNEYGGVILQQLKKLGCSCDWDRTKFTMDDDMSASVIKVFVDLYNKGLIYRGYRMVNWDPEAKTTLSDEEVIYEERQGNLYYLSYAIEGLDEKVIIATTRPETILGDTAICINPNDERYRHLKGKKAIVPICNRVIPIIEDEYVDIEFGTGCLKVTPAHDENDKNLGDKHHLDVVDIFNEDATLNSFGLHYEGKDRFVVRKEISKELEEKGFLVKTEQHLNKVGTSERTKAVIEPRLSDQWFLKMEEMAKPALEGVLKTGDIKLYPSKFDNTYRHWMENIRDWNISRQLWWGQQIPAYYYGDGEDDFVVAETLEEALKLAQSRNPNIQASDLRQDPDVLDTWFSSWLWPISVFGGILEPDNEEVSYYYPTNDLVTGPDILFFWVARMIMAGYEYRDEKPFHNVYLTGLVRDKQRRKMSKSLGNSPDALKLIEDFGADGVRVGLLLSSAAGNDLLFDEALCQQGANFANKIWNAFRLIKGWEVAAIPQPKAAKKGIEWYTSKLNQTLAEIDDHFSKYRISDALMSIYKLVWDDFCSWLLEIVKPAYQQPIDQTTFDAVIQLFEENLKLLHPFMPFLTEEVWQHITERTPENALIVSNWPKAGQANKSLISDFDFAAEVISGVRTIRKEKNIPQKETLKLFMLNAEKVGSQMDAIITKLANLSKLETVDSSLDGALSFRVKSNEYFIPISGAIDVEEEIQKITEELKYTKGFLKSVQKKLSNERFVNNAPEQVVKMERKKAADAVAKIETLEKSLASLQ